In the genome of Fervidobacterium nodosum Rt17-B1, the window CATATGAAGTTATCACAGGTGAAAAATTACCAAAACTCGTATTTGATTCTGTGAGGGGACTTGATGGCGTAAGAGAAGCTGAAATTGATATTAAAGGTAAGAAATTAAGAGTAGCCATTGCGCACGGTATGGCAAATGTAAAGAGATTACTTGCTGAAATGAAAGAAGGAAAGAGATACTACGACTTTGTCGAGATAATGGCGTGTTACGGTGGATGTATAGGTGGAGGCGGACAGCCAAAGAACCTCGACCCAGATATACTTAAGAAAAGAGCAGCTGCTATTTATTCTATCGATGAGCTTAGCGTACTTAGAAGGTCGCATGAGAACCCAGATATAATAAAACTTTACGAAGAGTTCCTCGAAAAACCAAACAGCCACAAGGCTCACCACTTATTGCATACTCATTACACCGATAGGTCAAGAGCCGTGAGAAAAGCGCAAAAGCAACAAGAAAAAGTAAACTAATAAAATGGTAAATCAGTTCGGCAGTGGTTCAACACTGCCGAACTTTTTTATTTTTTACCACGTAAGAAAGAGATTGACAGAGAAAATTACAAATATTTTTGAATATATGTCAATCAAGACTGAAATTGTACAAATTCTAATGTATGTTATTTTATTCTCTTGTGATAAAATTTTATTGACAAGTGAATAATTTCTCAAAGTGGTATGTCCTTTCTGAGATGGAGGAGTTGTATCTGACATCGAGGAAAGAGGAATGATTGGATAGAATTTGTTTGTGAAAAAATTATCATTCTATTTTTTGCTTTTCAATCAGCCTCTTTCCTTGATGCAAAGGAAAGAGGCTTTTTTCATTTTGTGTAAATACGCTATGGGGAGGTTTTTGGAATGGTTGAACAAAATGAAAGATATTACACAGTGGACATCATTGTAATTGATAGGAACAACGCTTATTCTAAGGTAAATGAATTGCTTCATCAATATTCGGATATTATAAAACTTCGGGTTGGGTATCCTGTTCCAGACGAAAATATCGCGATAGTTTTTTTGATTGTTAAAGCTACGAACGATATTGTGGGTGCATTTACTGGAAAGATAGGAAATATAAAGGGTGTAAAGGTTAAAAGTATAGCCGTTAATTAAATTATTTTGTATATTGGAGGTGTTTAGTATGTTTGTGTTCACGAAAGAGTTGGAAAGTGAAAAGACGTTCATCCCAGAAGATGAAATATTCGAGTTACTCGAAACAACAAAAAATCCAGATTCTGTTAGAGTTAGAGAAATCCTTGAGAAATCTTTGAATAAGAATCGCTTAGAGCCAGAAGAAGTGGCAACTTTACTAAACGTTGAAGACAAAGACTTGCTTGAAGAGATTTTTCATGCTGCAAGGACTTTAAAAGAAAGGATATACGGTAACAGGATAGTTTTATTCGCACCTTTGTACATTGGAAATGATTGTGTTAATGATTGTGTTTACTGCGGTTTCCGTACGTCAAATCCAGAGGTGTACCGCAAAACTCTGACTTTTGATGAATTGAGGAATGAAGTTAAAGCTTTGGTGTCTAAAGGGCATAAGAGGTTGATAGTTGTCTATGGTGAGCATCCTCGTTACAGCCCAGAGTTTATAGCCGAAACTATAAGGATAATATATGATACTAAAGTCGGAAACGGTGAAATAAGAAGGGTAAATGTCAATGCTGCACCACAGACTGTTGAAGGGTATAAAATCATAAAAGAAGCGGGAATAGGTACGTTCCAGATATTCCAAGAAACTTATCATCAGCCAACTTATAAGAAATTACACCCACGTGGTCCAAAATCAAATTACGCTTGGCGATTGTATGGGCTTGATAGAGCTATGTTAGCTGGTATAGATGATGTTGGTATTGGAGCTTTATTTGGATTGTACGATTGGAAGTATGAAGTTATGGGACTTATTTACCATACGATACACCTCGAGGAAAGATTCGGTGTGGGTCCTCACACAATATCTTTCCCAAGGATAGAACCAGCAGTTGGTAGTGAGATATCGTATAATCCACCACACAGAGTTAGTGACGAGAATTTCAAAAAGTTGGTTGCAATAATTAGACTTGCCGTTCCATACACAGGTATGATTCTTACCGCAAGGGAACCGGCGGAATTGAGAAAAGAAGTACTGAAAATGGGTGTGTCTCAGATAGATGGTGGTTCAAGCATAGGTATAGGTTCGTACTCTCAAGAAGATCCGGAAAAAGTTAAGAAAAGTCAATTCATTTTAGGTGATAACCGAACTCTTGAAGAGGTTATTTACGATCTTCTCAAAGAGGGATATATTCCTTCGTTCTGTACAGCGTGTTACAGAATGGGAAGAACTGGAGAGCACTTTATGGAATTCGCAATCCCTGGTTTTGTTAAAAGGTTCTGCACGCCTAACGCTCTTTTCACGTTGAGAGAATATTTAAACGATTACGCTTCAGAAGAGACAAAAAGATTGGGTCATGAACTCATAAAGACCGAGCTTGAAAGAGTTAACAATAGGGATTTAGTTGAGAAGTACCTCCAAAGAATCGATAGTGGTGAGAGAGATGTCAGATTTTAAAACACTCAGTAAGTATCTTGAAGATGTTGCTAAAATGCTTAACACAAAGGTGTGGATATGTGAAAAAATAGGTCGAAGGTTGTCCTGCATTGCACGAGCAGGTGAAGAAAGTTACAGTGAAGCATATCAAGTTTACGAAGATGATAAATACGTGGTTTTTGCTGAAAGGCAATTAAATAATTCCGAGGAAAGCGAGTTGATAATAGATTTCATCGTTAAGTATTTAAAAGTAGGTGATTGTAAATGATAGAAATAAAAAAGATACAAAATGTTGATTTGGATTATCTAACTTATCTCTTGAGTACAGATGAACATAACGAAGAGATATTTAAAGTAGCTGATGAGGTAAGAAGAAAATACGTAGGTACAGAAGTACATCTGAGAGCTATTATTGAATTTTCAAATTACTGTTCACAGCATTGTCTTTACTGTGGTCTGAGGGCTGAGAATAGAAATTTAAATAGGTATAGAATGACGGAGGAAGAAATTTTAGAAAGAGCAAGGTTGATTGCCAAACTTGGTATAAAGACAATAGTGTTGCAGTCTGGAGAGGACCCTTACTATACAACGGAAAGGATAAGTTACCTTATTACTGAGATAAAAAAGCTCGATGTAGCTATAACTTTGAGCATAGGGGAAAGAGATTTTGAAGAGTACAAAATTTGGAAGGAACTTGGTGCTGATAGATACCTTATGCGTCATGAGACAGCTTCACCAGAATTGTACGCAAAACTCCATCCAGGTGATTCTTTCGAGAATAGAAAAGCACACCTATTTGAGTTGAAAAGACTCGGGTATGAAACGGGAGCAGGCTGTATGGTTGGGCTTCCCGGTCAAACACCTTACGATATGGCTTTAGATTTGGCTTTTCTCAAAGAATTGGATGCGGATATGATAGGTATTGGACCGTTTATACCAAATCCAGATACACCTCTTGCGAATCAAGGTGGAGGAACATTAAAAGACACTTTAAAAATGGTGGCACTTGCACGAATTGTAGTACCAACAGCAAATATACCAGCTACAACAGCGTTGGGTTCTATAGACCCGTTTGGTAGGCAAATGGGATTAAAGTGTGGAGCGAATGTGATTATGCCGAATTTAACACCGAATCCCTACAGACCAAATTACTCCCTATATCCCGGTAAAATCTGCTTATTTGAAAAAGATACCGCCTGCGTCGAGTGTACAAAAGCGATGATTAAAGGTGTGGGACTTGTCGTTGGAGAAGGTTACGGATACAGAAGAAAAATAAATATTGAAGAATATAAAATAACAGCTGTTGGTGATTAACACCAACAGCTGTTATAAACCTTTTAAATTTTTTGAGCTTTCGAGATAAAGTTAAACTTCTAATTTCATGTATTTTGCTTGTACTCCATCGATACTGTTTAGTTTTTGGCAGAGTTCTTCGTGTTTTGACTCATCGTCTACGAGTTCTAATATGATAAGTCCAACTGGTGAGCAATACTGACCTGCACCTTCGTGTAATCCAAGACGCGTTTTGATGTAACAACCGTACTCTGTCAAAAGTTTTTGAACTTCCACTGCGGCTTGTTCGCGTTTGTCAACTAAAATAGCCATAACTGTTCTTACTGTAATATCTTTCGCCATAGTCCATCCCCCTTTCAAAAGGTTGAAATAGAGTAAATCAATTAAATTATACTAAATTTTTCTATACATTGTCAAGTTTTTCACTAAGTTTAATTAATGTGAGATAAAATGAAATAGATGTAGTATAATTAATATTAAACGAAACAAAAAAATTTGGAGTGATTATAAATGCAGAAAAGAATAAATTACTTAATAGGTATAGTTGTTATATTTCTTATTTGGACAATAGCTTCGTATTTTATTAATTCACAACTTATACTCCCTGATCCATTAGTGATTTTAAGAACGATGTTGCAAGAACTCTCAAAAGATATACTTTGGAACAGCCTATTTTACACGCTTTTAAAGGTTGTTGTCGTGCTTTTTCTAACGGTTTTATTTGGTGTTTTTATTGGATTTATTATTGGGCTTAACGAGACTTTGTATGAAATCTTCAGACCATTTGTTCTTTTTATCCAAGCTTTTCCGATAATAACTTGGCTTGCTTTGGTTATGTTCATATGGGGAATTGGATGGACAGGTCCGGTAGTTGTTAGTTTCCTATCTTTACTTCCTCACGCGATACTATCCACAGCTATAGGTATACAAACAACGGATAAACGCTTAATCGAAATGGCTCAGGTGTACAATGTTAAAAGGTCTAAAGTTGTGAAAGATATATACCTTGGGTCTATATTGCCACAATTCGTAAGTACAATTCAAGTTGTTATCGGAAATGTTTGGAAGGTTGTCGTTGTTTCGGAATACATGTGCGGTGATAAGGGTATAGGTGTGCTTATCGCTTGGGCGAGGCAGTCTGTTTCTGTTGAAAAAGTTTACGCTTACACGATGATAATAATTACAATAGGGCTATTTGTTGAAAACTTTGTTAACGTAGTCACAAAGAAAGCTATTCAAAAATGGAGTATAGCGTGAACATAGCTTGATATTTTGGTTTGGGGTGATGATGTGCAAGAAATAAGAGATGAATTAGATGTGATTTTGAGTGTTGAAAATTTGAGTAAATCGTTTGAAAAGTTAAAGGTATTAGAAAATATATCTTTTAACC includes:
- a CDS encoding TM1266 family iron-only hydrogenase system putative regulator, which encodes MVEQNERYYTVDIIVIDRNNAYSKVNELLHQYSDIIKLRVGYPVPDENIAIVFLIVKATNDIVGAFTGKIGNIKGVKVKSIAVN
- the hydG gene encoding [FeFe] hydrogenase H-cluster radical SAM maturase HydG, which produces MFVFTKELESEKTFIPEDEIFELLETTKNPDSVRVREILEKSLNKNRLEPEEVATLLNVEDKDLLEEIFHAARTLKERIYGNRIVLFAPLYIGNDCVNDCVYCGFRTSNPEVYRKTLTFDELRNEVKALVSKGHKRLIVVYGEHPRYSPEFIAETIRIIYDTKVGNGEIRRVNVNAAPQTVEGYKIIKEAGIGTFQIFQETYHQPTYKKLHPRGPKSNYAWRLYGLDRAMLAGIDDVGIGALFGLYDWKYEVMGLIYHTIHLEERFGVGPHTISFPRIEPAVGSEISYNPPHRVSDENFKKLVAIIRLAVPYTGMILTAREPAELRKEVLKMGVSQIDGGSSIGIGSYSQEDPEKVKKSQFILGDNRTLEEVIYDLLKEGYIPSFCTACYRMGRTGEHFMEFAIPGFVKRFCTPNALFTLREYLNDYASEETKRLGHELIKTELERVNNRDLVEKYLQRIDSGERDVRF
- the hydE gene encoding [FeFe] hydrogenase H-cluster radical SAM maturase HydE is translated as MIEIKKIQNVDLDYLTYLLSTDEHNEEIFKVADEVRRKYVGTEVHLRAIIEFSNYCSQHCLYCGLRAENRNLNRYRMTEEEILERARLIAKLGIKTIVLQSGEDPYYTTERISYLITEIKKLDVAITLSIGERDFEEYKIWKELGADRYLMRHETASPELYAKLHPGDSFENRKAHLFELKRLGYETGAGCMVGLPGQTPYDMALDLAFLKELDADMIGIGPFIPNPDTPLANQGGGTLKDTLKMVALARIVVPTANIPATTALGSIDPFGRQMGLKCGANVIMPNLTPNPYRPNYSLYPGKICLFEKDTACVECTKAMIKGVGLVVGEGYGYRRKINIEEYKITAVGD
- a CDS encoding ABC transporter permease, with the protein product MQKRINYLIGIVVIFLIWTIASYFINSQLILPDPLVILRTMLQELSKDILWNSLFYTLLKVVVVLFLTVLFGVFIGFIIGLNETLYEIFRPFVLFIQAFPIITWLALVMFIWGIGWTGPVVVSFLSLLPHAILSTAIGIQTTDKRLIEMAQVYNVKRSKVVKDIYLGSILPQFVSTIQVVIGNVWKVVVVSEYMCGDKGIGVLIAWARQSVSVEKVYAYTMIIITIGLFVENFVNVVTKKAIQKWSIA